Below is a genomic region from Miscanthus floridulus cultivar M001 chromosome 1, ASM1932011v1, whole genome shotgun sequence.
TGGAGGAGAAACAACGGATAGAAAATGCGCTTCTAAACACTTGATGCCTTCTTGTAAGCATTTGATTGCCTAATGCACTTGCTACTGTTAGATAGCACCAATCAGTATCCGGATGGCAGGATTGTAAATGTTATTTGCACTAATTGCCATGTATTGACGCTTGAAAAAAATCATGCAGAACCAAAGTCTGAACGTTACTGAATGTTTTGTTCGTCTTTTATGTTTCATAGGAAAACTGTTTTACCATTGAGGACTTCATTTGTTGTGGTTTCATATGCATATACGCTTTGTTTGTACATTTCTCTGCCATAAATAATTTCATGCCATATTACATGGTGCATGTTTCATGGAATGGATGCTTACAGGTTGCCAATGAATCTCTGGCTCACTGGCTGCTAATTGACGAGGAATACTGCCAAAAGGTCGTGAAGATGTCTTTATAAGTGTAATTAAATTGTTAAATTTTGTTCTGGATTAGCAAATGTACATGTGTAATGCAGGACTAAACTAGAAAAGAAGCGACTATTTTTTTCCCCAGGTTATTAGTGAAGCTATGTGATGCTTAGGTTTCTCTTTAACAAAAGTCCGCACTGAAGATGCCATGACAGATGATGGCTCCATTGTTTCAGTTTTTGTGATATTAAAATAGATATTCCCATTACCATTTTTGTGATACTAACAccgcgttcggctggctggccagctGCGGCTGGGCTGCCAGCGCTCTCATAATGGCACTGTTCACGCGAACAGTGTTCCCAGATAGAACCGTATTTTtccctcacaacaatcagccggaacagtattttggttTATTTTTTAGTCCTGCGAACTAAAATAGTTGATTCACATAACCTTATTATATCATATAAATGTTCATTGAGGGCAAATAGAACTAACCATTTTTGGTCATCCGAAGACTTCAGTGTCTCCCTGTGTTTGATTAATTGCTAACCAGCTAAGGTCTATTCATTTTTCAAGTTGGGGCATCTTTCTTTCATTTTCAAACAATGGTACAGTTTGATTaattggttatcttgtcatttatTTTTAATTAACTACTTACTCAACAAGTTTTATTCCATTCAAAAATCTTAATACAAGAGATTCTGTGTAAAATGATGCGGAATCAAGGATGGTTGTAAGTATAGTTTTCACTACGTTACAGAGTTGAAGACCTCTTTGTTTACCATGACTTTAGCGGAAccattttttagtttattttacCAAGACTGCTCAAAACACTAACTACCCATGGATCACTATAGGCAAGGTAAGGTATGTTTTTCTCAGTGATCAATCACTGATTTCAGATAGCTACAAGTGTCATTGGTTGATTTCACACCTGCCATGTTTCCTACTGAGCACTGTGAAAATGTATGCGCAATTTGTAGTTCATCTAGTTACTTGTAGTAAATGGCATTTCTATTTTCCTTCATGACAGTGAACAGTCACCAAGCTGCTCCTTATAGTACAGTTCGAAATGGAACAAGGCTTCGTTTAGACTGAGGAATCGGAATCAGTagttggtactgtagcactttcgtttgtatttgacaattattgttcaatcatggcctaattaggctcaaaagattcgtctcgtaatttacaatcaaactatgtaattagttatttttttatctacatttaatactccatacatatgttcaaagatttgatgtgacggagagagcgaaaaaacttacaatcataaactgcTGACAGCCTAAGTTCTGACATGCCTGCCTCCTTACCTACCTGCTCGATTACAGCCTATAAAATTCTGCAACCTGCAAGGCCCTGACTGAATCTATACAGTTCCCCTTCTTCGGTGCACGTACCCTACACATATACAACAGCACGGCGCATGTGTCTGTGTGCACGCACACGCATGGGCATCCACCTACAGTGCCGCGCCGGTGGCGGCGCCCTCGGCCTCCGGCGCCTTCCTCCCCTTGGCGGCGTCGACGAACCCGACGTACAGGTCCGAGTGCCCCGTGTTGCACCGCGGCAGCGCCGGCCTTGcgccgccgtcggccatggcccTGACGAAGGACACGAACTGCCGCCAGTTGTCGCCGTCGAAGAGCGTCTTGTTCATGCGCAGGTACGTGAACGCGGCCAGGCCCGCACCGCGCGCCGTCGACGTCACCTGAGAGAACGCTGCCTCGTCGTACCGCTCCAGCGCGTTCTCGCCGGCGAGCTCCACCCCGGCTTTGCTGGCCGCGGCCTTGACCTGCTGCACCAGCAGCTCGGGGGAGCAGCTGGCGTGCTGTGGCTGCTGCTCGTCCTTCATCTCCATGCATGTGAAGTTGAGCACGGCGCCGCGCTTGGTCAGAATGCGCGCGATCGGCGCGTACCCGTCGCGGTCCCGCGTGTTATAGTACCCGGCCGTGAGCTCCGCGGCGTGGGACCGGGTCCGGTAGTGCCAGTGGATGCCAGCGACCTTGGCGGAGAGCGTTGCGCCCGTGCTGCCAAACATGGCCTCGGCCGCGGCCAGGACGCGGTCACCGTGCTCCAGGAGCATGCCCGAGTACCACTCCAGGAAGAAATGCCCGTACTCGGTGCTCCACGTGCCGTCGCGCCGGAAGAAGCCTGTGTCGTCGGGCATCTGCTTGTACTCCCCGGCGTCGTGCGGTCCGCCCCTCCCCCACTCCTCGTGGCCCGCCGCCACGGCTGCGGCTTCCAGCGATGCCTGCATGTACTGTACCAACGCAAACACGGAGAACAATTCAGCAAACGTTCACCAGCAACTCCGAATACCCCTCAAGCCTCAACAATTCATTATCAGATGTGCCTGTGTTGTTTCCTACCTTGTCATAGCATTGGAACTCGCCAATGCCCGGGAAACGCCATGTTCCGTTGGCCTCAGGGTATGAAGGATACCTCAGCTCTCCACAAGGACCCATGCCCACTTGGATCTCCTGCAACAGTTAAACACAAGTGGTTTAGCCTAAGATCACAACATGACATCCTTATGCTCAACTGCATTGTAATGTTAAGTGATCGTAATAACGGTGGCTGGTTAATTACCGCGATGACATTGCCGAGGTAGTCACGGAACCTCTCGCGGAAGCTGCGCATGTAGTCGGTGTAGACCTGGATGGGGGTCCGGCCCTTGAGCACCGGCAGTGAGTCGCAGCCGAGAGAGATGTACTCAGGGTTCCGGCGACCGGACCTGTCCGTGTACACGATGTCCGGGTTGCTGCGCATCTCCTCCAGCACCCATGGCGGCAACGGGATGCTGCAAACGTCAGAGCAACCAACATGAATCAATCAAGAGTTCCAACAACAGAGAAATCATTCACCCTTTTCATCCAAGTTTGTTAGGCATACTCTGTTTTTGTTTAATCACTTCTGTTGCAAAATTAATTATGCCAACTTAAATCGAGCACAAGTTGCTGCTGTTGGTTAGCAGTTTAGCCCTATAAACTTACTCATGCACAATTTTAGTATTTTTGGTTAGAGGTTTGCAAAATTATGACCACTTAAGgcccgtttagttccgaaaatttttggcttttgactactgtagcactttcgtttttatttgacaaaaattgtctaattatggactatttaggcttaaaagattcgtctcacgatttctcggctaactgtgtaattagtttttttcgtctacatttagtactccatgcatgtgccgcaaaatttgaatgtgacgaagaatcttaaatttttttgtttttggctcgGAACTCAACGGAGCCTTAATCAGGCACAATTCCCCCCTTCAATTCCTGTGATAGGGACGTCTCTGTCTTTTCTCATCAAGCACAATGCCCCCTTCAATTCCTGTGATAGGGACGTCTCTGTGTCTGTTCTGTTGCTATTAGTAATATTATAGTGTTCTGATTGCTTGCCGACCGGGGCATACCAAGTTCCTTGCGTGCAAGGGACCAACAAATGAAAAGCGACAAACCACAGTAACCGTCAACCAAATCCAGTAACCCCCTGTTTGAGATTTATTATGCTTTTAGATTAGACACCTTTGAAGCTAAGGTAGTGTTGGGTTCctgcgactaaaatttagaaggtatGTCAGGAGGACtgttgtatggggtgttcggatataaaaaaaataaattacataatccatcggtactccacgagacaaattgtttaagtctaattaatccgtcattagcacatgtttattatagcaaaacattgtcaaatcattacCTAATTAGGCTtgaaagattcgtctcataaattagtcgtaaactatgtaattagtctatgtaattagtctatatttaatacttcgtaCCAAACAGTTCGATGTGACAGTGACCAAAATTGAGAAGgtccaaccaaacaccccctaagaacAGCAATTGGTTCCTCAAAACCTTCAACGTCGCAGTAGATTTCACACTATGAAATCTGAACTCTGAAGCATCAAGAGTTGAGCTCGCACCAAATCAACGTCGCAGCTTTATCAGCGTGATTGCTAGTTTGCTACAGCTACCAGGACCCAGGGCAGGGCAAGGCAAGGTGATTTATGGAATGGAGATGCTTACTTGCAGGTGTCGCCGACGTTGCCCCCGCACTGGTGGAAGGACATGACGGCCTGGAGTCGGAGTCCGGCGCGCTCCACCATGCGCACGAGCTCGGCGTAGGCCTCCCAGTCGTAGCGCCCCGGGCCGTCCCGCTCCACGACGCCCCACCACACGTCCACCATGACGCCCTCCACACCGGCGCCCCGCAGCGCCATCAGACTGGCCGCCACGGCGCGCTGCCGCGACAGCTGGCCGCCGGGCCCCACCGTGTCCAGCGGCAGCATCACGTACACCGGCaccccgccgcgcggcagcccgtGCTGctggcccgcgccgccgccgccgtgcagcGCCTCCGCCGGCGCGCgatccgtcgccgccgccggtgagggcgccgcggccgcggccgcactGAGCGCGCGCGGCCTGCGGCTGGGCGCGGCAGGGGGCACCGCGACGCAGCACGGCGGCGCCTCGTCGGCGGGCTTGTGGAGGAGCTTGGAGGTGGGGTCCACGGGCGACAGGAACGATGTCCAGGAACGCAGCGTGAGAGCCATGGCTTTTGCTTGCCTCTGGATCAGAGAGGATCTGAGCAGCCAATCAGCAAACAAGGCCGCCGCAACACGAACGCACACACAGAAGCTTGTGCTTggcgagagacagagagagagagagagagagagagagcaggggaCGATCTGAATTGAACGAGATGATTTCAAACTCGCCTGCAGAAGAAGGCTGCGCAAATGAGAGGGGAATTGGGAGGAGAGTCTCGGCGTGCGCTGGGAGCTCTATTTATAGAGGAATTGGCGGTGGAGCCGGGGGCGACGGCGACTGAATTTTTTggtttttagccttttttttttagtttttcatAAATATGTCTATGAAGATATgcttttaaaatctggaccctttAGATCGACGTCATCGTTGGTGgcaccgagcttacacgtctcggcgccgtagattttggtgcctaggtcttgggctcgaTGCAGACGTGACAGTGACTTGCAGGCACCTtgacgccgagcttggcgccaaagATCCTGGCGCCGAGCCGGCCTTACAGGTGGGTACGTTTCCTTTCtatcttccttctcttcctttctctcccactctctctctcgcCCGACACCTCCCGCCACTGGTGCCGCTCGGCCTCGTCGTACCCGACGACTGGTTCGGCGCCCCGTCCCGCGCAGGCCGGCACGGCCGGGCCGCTCCCCCATCCCCAGGCGCCGCACGCCAGTCGGCCGCCCCGGCTGCCTCGCCCCGCCCGCCTCGCCGCGGCCGCTGTGCCCCGACCACCCCGGCGTCCCTGCCGTGGCCGCCCTGCCCCGCCCGCGCCGGCCGTGCGCCCCACCCTGTCCCGTCCCGCACGCCAGCCGGCCACGCGCCGCCCCGCGCGTCTCGTCCCGCGCCATCCGCGGCCATGCCCCGTCTCACGCGCCGGCCAGCCGCGCCctgggccacgcctcgtcccGCTCGCTGGCGAGCCGCGCCCCGCACCACGCGCCCGGGCCACCGAGCCCCCGCGTGCCGTGCTGCGCCACGCCGGCCGGGAGTGCCCCACTACGCCCATCCCCACCCCGCGCGCCAAGCCGCGAGGCGTTGTGCCCCGCCCACGACTGCTGCATCGCCCTACCCGTCGTTGAACCCGGACGGGAGCGATCGCGTCGGCCCCTGCtgcgccaccccccccccccttgctCGCTCCACAAGGGCAGCAAGGGCCATAGGCCGGTAAGGGGGTGCTGTTTGTTGGCCTCCTATGGCCGCCCGCCCCGCCCGCTTGGCCACTCTGGTTGTCGGTCGGGTGCATGTGTGGGCGCACGACAGCTTCCCCGCCAGCCGTCTCTGCTTCTTGTCGACCAGCTGCGCCTCCCCTGCACTCGAGGTACATTAGTTTTTAAATTTTGTTATTTAACTATGGTTATTAGTTGGTTAGTGTGGTAGTGATTTAGATAGGTAGAAAGCTATTTAGATTGATAGGTTGATTGATGGATACTTTACATAGTTAGATATATAGTTAGTTACATAGTTATAGTTAGTAAGATAGTTAGTTAAATAGTTATATACTTAGTTACATagttagttagatagctacttgacatagttagttagtagtacttagtagttagtagtgaatTGATAGTATCTATTTAGTTAGTTATTACATACTAGAGACCTTGTACTTAGTATGCTTCATTTATACTGGACTAAAGGAATTGTGTGTCCTTATGTgtatgaactagatggacaacctagtgagcatatatcatggaggcaccattgAAAGAGATctctatggatatgttgagttta
It encodes:
- the LOC136539745 gene encoding beta-amylase 3, chloroplastic-like; this translates as MALTLRSWTSFLSPVDPTSKLLHKPADEAPPCCVAVPPAAPSRRPRALSAAAAAAPSPAAATDRAPAEALHGGGGAGQQHGLPRGGVPVYVMLPLDTVGPGGQLSRQRAVAASLMALRGAGVEGVMVDVWWGVVERDGPGRYDWEAYAELVRMVERAGLRLQAVMSFHQCGGNVGDTCNIPLPPWVLEEMRSNPDIVYTDRSGRRNPEYISLGCDSLPVLKGRTPIQVYTDYMRSFRERFRDYLGNVIAEIQVGMGPCGELRYPSYPEANGTWRFPGIGEFQCYDKYMQASLEAAAVAAGHEEWGRGGPHDAGEYKQMPDDTGFFRRDGTWSTEYGHFFLEWYSGMLLEHGDRVLAAAEAMFGSTGATLSAKVAGIHWHYRTRSHAAELTAGYYNTRDRDGYAPIARILTKRGAVLNFTCMEMKDEQQPQHASCSPELLVQQVKAAASKAGVELAGENALERYDEAAFSQVTSTARGAGLAAFTYLRMNKTLFDGDNWRQFVSFVRAMADGGARPALPRCNTGHSDLYVGFVDAAKGRKAPEAEGAATGAAL